CTTCCTCTGTTACTTAGGGTTTCATAGGAGTATTGGCGTTTTGTTTCGTCAGGGATCGATAGATTGATTTTCATCTTAAGAGATTCTAAAATCAATTTAGTGTGAGACCCCTTCTCGATTGGAAACGATGATGAAGGAGACGTCATTCATTCAACCACGATGATGAACTCGAACTCAGGGGCTTTGCTTCAATGTTGATTCTGTATAATCATCGGCGATCATGcattataaatagaaatagaTGATAAATTGTGTATCatcgacgaagaagaagaagaagaaggtgaacagagaattttgatttctcaagaatgaagaagaagaagagaatgcgTGAGggttattttgatttctcaagaatgaagaagaagaggaagcgAATGTGTGAGAGTGTATTTATAAGCAAACAAGGTTCTTGGTTTATTCCCATTTTCTCTTAAGCGTGTCTTTGCGATTTGatatactttttattaatataaccGTTGGGGATCATATTTATTAATCTAACCGTTGGGATTATAGAggaaatttaaatttagatccggtttccatttttttgatgactttggtttgttttcctattactaattttgatttggttagcTGAGAGCCTGAGACTGAGAGGCTTTGTTGATGACCCTTTTGTCTTGGAGATGACAATGAGCATCAAACCCAGGCGTGTTAATTAAACGGCTCCGTTTACAAGTTGGGCCGAAATTAGGCCTCTTGTTGGGCTTAAACCtgattagtttttcttataaataacgtttttttttgttttggtaagaatAATAATGCTCATTTGTGAGTCAGTGACTAGTCGTCGTGCAATAACGtgacaataaacaaaaaatcaaacaaatccAATGCCACGTCAGACAATACATTCCAATTCGTGGAAACGCGCATATCAATCAATGAAATGaatgaataaagaaataatcttagccaaaagtaaatataatatataagatCGATCTCACTTTTGGTCGGAATAAGAAGCTATTGGATCGCTGACAGATAATCCGATCAGATTCAGAGAGTTTTATCGATCAGATCATTTTTTCTCAATGACGAAAAAGGCGGTGCTTATTGGGATCAATTACCCAGGAACCAAGGCGGAGTTACGGGGATGCGTCAACGATGTTCGTCGTATGTACAAATGTCTCGTTGAACGGTACGGCTTCTCCGAGGAGAACATCACCGTTCTCATCGACACCGATGAATCCTCTACTCAGCCTACTGGCAAGAACATCCGCCGCGCGCTTGCTGATCTCGTCGAATCTGCCGATTCCGGCGACGTTCTTGTCGTTCATTACAGTGGACACGGTACGAGGTTGCCGGCTGAGACTGGTGAAGACGATGACACTGGTTTCGACGAGTGTATTGTTCCTTGCGACATGAATCTGATTACTGGTGAgttttatctctctcttttttttgtgattgatgGCTACGATCTGACGATCCTATAATAATCAGAAGAATCTTTTGATggaaaagttttgattttttgtagAATTGTTGATCTTATTTTCGAGATTGGTCTCTCATAGAGTCATAGCTGAGAAAAACTAGGATCAAACGAAATTAAGGAATCTTTAAGGGGAATATATTCTTGGTATCTGACTTTGGAATTTGTCCATGGAGCTTTGCTGATgtaatgttgttgtttccaGATGATGATTTTAGAGATCTTGTGGACAAGGTTCCTCCAGGTTGCAGAATGACAATCATTTCAGACTCTTGTCACAGTGGTGGCCTAATCGACGAAGCCAAGGAGCAGATTGGAGAGAGCACTAAGAAAGAAGCCGAGGACGAAGATGAATctgaagaatcttcttcaagatTCGGGTTTAGGAAGTTCTTGCGCAGCAAAGTGGAAGGCGCCATCGAGTCTCGAGGGTTTCACATTGGAGGGAACAAGAAGGATGAAGATGAGGCGGAAGAAATCGAGACTAAGGAGATTGAGCTTGAAGACGGAGAAACGATCCATGCCAAAGACAAATCTCTTCCTCTGCAGACCTTGATTGATATTCTCAAGCAGCAAACAGGGAATGATAATATCGAAGTTGGGAAAATCAGGCCAAGCCTTTTTGATGCGTTTGGTGATGATTCGAGCCCGAAAGTGAAGAAGTTTATGAAAGTGATCTTAGGTAAGCTTCAGGCtggaaatggagaagaaggtgGATTAATGGGAATGCTTGGCAAATTGGCTTCAGGGTTTCTTGAGGGTAAACTAAACGATGAAGACTATGTGAAACCCGCTATGCAGACACACGTTGGGAGTAAAGAAGAGGTTTATGCTGGTGGATCAAGAGGTTCGGTTCCGCTTCCAGACAGCGGGATACTGATCAGCGGTTGCCAAACCGATCAGACCTCTGCTGATGCGACTCCAGCGGGGAAACCAACTGAGGCTTATGGAGCGATGAGCAATTCGATACAGACGATATTGGAGGAGACAGACGGTGAGATATCAAACAGAGAAATGGTTACAAGGGCTAGGAAGGCATTGAAGAAGCAAGGGTTTACTCAGCAGCCAGGTTTGTATTGCCATGATGGTTATGCCAACGCTCCTTTCATCTGTTGAAAACAGAGGTtttattgaatgttttttaCTACGTACGACACGTTGATTGAAGTTTCTGGTCGGAAAAATAagcctgttttttttttttgctgtttgATGGCATTTATGTAATTTACAAGTTATGTGTGTTGTGTTCTGTGAAACACTAaaattcttcttgttttattgaGATCTATTATGTTGGttgtgaaattattttttgtttttcttttcttgttaacTCTCTGTATTCTGCACatcaataagaaaaagttttttttaacggAACATAAGAATGAATCTTGttagataaataatattacatCTATGTATCATCTTGCCAATTTGTCATGTGATATACACAAAAATGAAAGTCAAGtgtctttttcctctttttcttaaataaagaaaatacaaaataggCATGGGAACTTGATTGTGGAGCTTTGAGGGTGTATGCTTCTTATAAATACTCGT
This sequence is a window from Arabidopsis thaliana chromosome 1 sequence. Protein-coding genes within it:
- the MC4 gene encoding metacaspase 4 (metacaspase 4 (MC4); FUNCTIONS IN: cysteine-type peptidase activity; INVOLVED IN: proteolysis; LOCATED IN: plasma membrane; EXPRESSED IN: 26 plant structures; EXPRESSED DURING: 15 growth stages; CONTAINS InterPro DOMAIN/s: Peptidase C14, caspase catalytic (InterPro:IPR011600); BEST Arabidopsis thaliana protein match is: metacaspase 5 (TAIR:AT1G79330.1); Has 1195 Blast hits to 1161 proteins in 285 species: Archae - 6; Bacteria - 340; Metazoa - 3; Fungi - 271; Plants - 332; Viruses - 0; Other Eukaryotes - 243 (source: NCBI BLink).); this translates as MTKKAVLIGINYPGTKAELRGCVNDVRRMYKCLVERYGFSEENITVLIDTDESSTQPTGKNIRRALADLVESADSGDVLVVHYSGHGTRLPAETGEDDDTGFDECIVPCDMNLITDDDFRDLVDKVPPGCRMTIISDSCHSGGLIDEAKEQIGESTKKEAEDEDESEESSSRFGFRKFLRSKVEGAIESRGFHIGGNKKDEDEAEEIETKEIELEDGETIHAKDKSLPLQTLIDILKQQTGNDNIEVGKIRPSLFDAFGDDSSPKVKKFMKVILGKLQAGNGEEGGLMGMLGKLASGFLEGKLNDEDYVKPAMQTHVGSKEEVYAGGSRGSVPLPDSGILISGCQTDQTSADATPAGKPTEAYGAMSNSIQTILEETDGEISNREMVTRARKALKKQGFTQQPGLYCHDGYANAPFIC